From one Prochlorococcus marinus str. MIT 0912 genomic stretch:
- a CDS encoding fructosamine kinase family protein, translated as MEELIQQALSSSNKISSNSLIEKITPVGGGCIHKAWCIQFQNDKRVFAKSNHIDNINMFKFERECLSILERFANKSYICVPKTLDLISFQNISILFLEWIDFKQSQQNLLGKGLALLHKSSSEWSPKKFGWEKEGFIGSSTQIRGWDSNWGEFFVNFRLRPQLIKAKAWGVIVDDYEDVLKYLSSYLNDHHPRISIVHGDLWSGNCGSTKNGLGSLYDPASYWADREVDISMTKLFGGFNREFYQGYEEIWPLDNFSSDRSEIYNLYHLLNHANIFGGFYKENSLTTLKNLRSRI; from the coding sequence ATGGAGGAATTAATCCAACAGGCCCTTTCAAGTTCAAATAAAATAAGCAGTAACTCATTAATAGAAAAAATAACTCCGGTAGGCGGAGGTTGTATCCATAAAGCTTGGTGCATTCAATTCCAAAATGACAAGAGAGTTTTTGCCAAATCAAATCATATTGACAATATTAATATGTTTAAGTTCGAACGTGAGTGTCTCTCTATTCTAGAAAGATTTGCCAACAAATCCTATATCTGCGTTCCTAAAACACTTGATCTCATAAGTTTTCAAAATATATCTATACTTTTTTTAGAATGGATAGATTTCAAACAATCCCAACAAAATCTCCTTGGGAAAGGGTTAGCACTACTGCATAAATCTTCTAGTGAATGGAGCCCAAAAAAATTCGGATGGGAAAAAGAAGGTTTTATAGGTTCTAGCACCCAAATAAGAGGATGGGACAGTAACTGGGGAGAATTCTTTGTAAATTTTCGTCTTAGACCACAACTTATAAAAGCAAAAGCATGGGGGGTTATTGTTGATGATTATGAGGATGTTTTAAAATATTTAAGCTCATATCTAAATGATCATCACCCAAGAATCTCAATAGTTCATGGTGATCTATGGTCCGGGAATTGTGGAAGTACTAAAAATGGATTAGGAAGTCTTTATGACCCTGCCAGTTATTGGGCTGACAGAGAAGTTGATATCTCAATGACTAAACTATTTGGTGGTTTTAATAGAGAATTTTATCAAGGCTACGAAGAGATTTGGCCACTAGATAATTTTTCATCAGATAGAAGTGAAATTTATAATCTTTACCATTTGCTTAATCATGCAAATATATTTGGTGGATTTTACAAAGAGAATTCACTAACAACACTAAAAAATCTGAGATCTCGTATTTAA
- the recA gene encoding recombinase RecA, translated as MSNEGKSLQSTEPKKIDAKSGEKEKALSLVVGQIERNFGKGSIMRLGDASKMRVETISTGALTLDLALGGGYPKGRVIEVYGPESSGKTTLTLHAIAEIQRNGGVAAFVDAEHALDPVYAASLGVDVENLLVSQPDTGEMALEIVDQLIRSAAVDLVVVDSVAALTPRSEIEGEMGDHSVGAQARLMSQAMRKITGNIGKSGCTVIFLNQLRLKIGITYGNPETTTGGNALKFYASVRLDIRRIQTLKRGTEEYGIRAKVKVAKNKVAPPFRIAEFDILFGKGISTLGCLLDLADETNVVTRKGAWYSYEGDNIGQGRDNTITWLEQNPESKDIIEKLVKEKLTEGSEVSANSMRPLAAAARQASSRANLSQVSANG; from the coding sequence ATGTCAAACGAAGGTAAGTCACTCCAATCAACTGAACCTAAGAAAATAGACGCAAAATCTGGCGAAAAAGAAAAAGCATTGAGCTTAGTTGTTGGGCAAATAGAACGTAATTTCGGGAAGGGTTCGATCATGCGCCTTGGGGACGCGTCAAAGATGCGAGTAGAAACAATATCTACGGGTGCTTTAACTCTTGATTTAGCTCTTGGTGGCGGCTATCCCAAAGGACGTGTAATTGAAGTTTATGGTCCCGAAAGTTCTGGGAAAACAACACTGACATTACATGCGATAGCTGAGATTCAACGTAACGGCGGAGTTGCTGCATTTGTAGATGCAGAACATGCTCTTGACCCAGTCTATGCAGCCTCTCTTGGTGTTGATGTAGAGAATCTTCTCGTATCTCAACCGGACACAGGCGAGATGGCATTGGAAATCGTTGACCAACTTATTAGATCTGCTGCAGTCGATCTAGTTGTTGTTGATTCAGTCGCGGCACTTACGCCCCGTTCAGAGATAGAAGGAGAAATGGGTGATCATTCAGTAGGTGCTCAAGCTCGTCTAATGAGTCAAGCAATGAGAAAAATTACTGGAAATATTGGCAAGTCTGGTTGCACAGTAATTTTCTTAAATCAGTTACGTCTAAAAATTGGTATTACGTATGGGAATCCAGAAACAACAACTGGTGGAAACGCTCTTAAGTTTTATGCCTCTGTAAGATTAGATATTCGTCGTATTCAAACGTTAAAGAGAGGAACTGAAGAATATGGAATTCGTGCAAAAGTGAAAGTCGCAAAAAACAAAGTTGCACCTCCATTCCGAATAGCCGAATTTGATATTCTTTTTGGGAAAGGAATTAGTACTCTTGGTTGTCTTCTTGATTTAGCAGATGAGACTAATGTCGTTACTCGTAAAGGAGCTTGGTATAGCTATGAAGGTGACAATATTGGGCAAGGGAGAGACAATACCATTACTTGGCTTGAACAAAATCCTGAATCAAAAGATATCATTGAAAAGTTAGTTAAAGAAAAATTAACTGAAGGCTCAGAAGTAAGTGCTAATTCAATGAGACCATTAGCGGCAGCTGCTCGACAGGCTTCATCACGAGCAAACCTAAGCCAAGTTTCAGCGAACGGTTAA
- a CDS encoding CAAD domain-containing protein, translated as MSDVNPDSKDESKAGKTEGFNFSERYSDVMGKVNESLSKIDWTQMGKYGKAAGIIAVVVLAQVLIKVVIDTVNFFPILPGLLELLGIVVLGQWSWQNLTTSEKRTAVFDKVQNLKKEYLG; from the coding sequence ATGTCTGATGTAAATCCTGATTCTAAAGATGAATCAAAGGCAGGGAAAACAGAAGGTTTTAATTTTTCAGAACGTTACAGTGACGTAATGGGAAAAGTTAATGAATCTTTGAGCAAAATTGATTGGACTCAAATGGGTAAGTATGGCAAGGCGGCAGGGATCATTGCTGTTGTGGTTTTAGCTCAAGTTTTAATCAAGGTTGTTATTGATACAGTTAATTTTTTCCCAATTCTTCCCGGTTTGCTAGAGCTTCTTGGAATTGTTGTTTTGGGCCAATGGAGTTGGCAGAACTTAACAACAAGTGAAAAAAGAACAGCTGTATTTGACAAAGTTCAAAATCTTAAAAAAGAGTATTTAGGATAA
- a CDS encoding LdpA C-terminal domain-containing domain, whose product MINQNSICNAEALKKGNWVKLICGASNQDLPAISDLCSIYGAAGVHCIDLAADEAVIYAARNAIDWVFETYGKKPWLMISLSDGIDAHFRKAWFNPDLCPSNCLRPCQSICPAHAIENEGGVKACKCYGCGRCIDTCPLGIIQEKDRRLTLKDFAPLLTTIRPDAVEIHTAPGRGQEFETTIKEISKVDLELQRLSVSCGLQGHGINHEKLAEELWQRHKFLRIHNQKPLWQIDGRRMSGDLGAGAAVIAVKLWERIRPIAPPGPLQLAGGTNESTIKYLPETKGPEGVAFGGKARKIIQPWLEEAQRKRISLREWPEGWEAALSEAKRLINPWLIRKSL is encoded by the coding sequence GTGATTAATCAAAATTCGATTTGCAATGCTGAAGCTCTCAAGAAAGGTAACTGGGTAAAATTAATTTGTGGCGCAAGTAATCAAGACTTACCTGCAATAAGTGATCTTTGCTCAATTTATGGAGCTGCCGGGGTGCATTGCATTGACCTCGCTGCCGACGAAGCTGTTATCTATGCAGCTCGCAATGCTATTGATTGGGTTTTCGAAACTTATGGAAAAAAACCTTGGCTGATGATCAGCTTAAGTGATGGAATAGATGCACATTTTCGCAAAGCTTGGTTTAATCCAGACCTATGTCCTTCGAATTGCTTAAGACCCTGTCAAAGCATTTGCCCAGCTCACGCTATTGAGAACGAAGGTGGTGTAAAGGCTTGTAAATGCTATGGATGTGGCCGATGTATTGATACATGCCCATTAGGAATCATTCAAGAAAAGGATCGAAGATTAACTTTGAAAGATTTTGCTCCGTTGTTAACAACTATCAGACCAGATGCAGTAGAAATTCATACTGCTCCAGGAAGAGGCCAAGAATTTGAAACAACAATCAAGGAAATTTCGAAAGTCGATCTTGAACTGCAACGATTATCTGTCAGCTGTGGTTTACAAGGGCATGGAATAAACCATGAAAAATTAGCAGAAGAACTTTGGCAGCGGCATAAATTTCTGAGAATTCATAATCAAAAACCTCTTTGGCAAATCGATGGGCGTCGAATGAGTGGAGATCTCGGAGCAGGTGCGGCTGTGATTGCAGTAAAACTCTGGGAAAGAATACGCCCAATAGCGCCACCAGGCCCCTTACAACTTGCTGGAGGGACTAATGAATCGACGATTAAGTACCTACCAGAGACTAAAGGACCTGAAGGAGTGGCTTTTGGAGGTAAAGCAAGAAAGATAATCCAACCATGGTTAGAAGAGGCTCAACGAAAAAGGATTAGTCTTAGAGAGTGGCCTGAAGGCTGGGAGGCGGCTCTTTCAGAGGCAAAACGACTGATAAATCCTTGGCTTATAAGAAAATCTTTATAA
- a CDS encoding prephenate/arogenate dehydrogenase, which yields MELKTKHSKNIGIVGLGLIGGSLGLDLQKLGYTVYGITHREKTALKARERKLAQIVSTDPSILKNCFLIYIALPLDQLLNPSSALINAIPRNAVVTDVGSVKVPILNTWNKLHPRFVASHPMTGTEKSGINSGQHDLFRNKPWVVTPNKETDQKALEIVHQISLSLGSKWISSEAQIHDEAVGLISHLPVLISAALVNTLSTDVKPSLYSLAKSIASSGFADTSRVGGGNPALGVSMAKLNKKNLERHLASYRYSLDLFEKYLLEENWIELEKILVNTQKERQNFI from the coding sequence ATGGAGCTTAAAACAAAACACTCTAAAAATATTGGAATTGTGGGATTAGGTCTAATTGGAGGCTCCTTAGGCTTAGATCTTCAAAAGCTTGGATATACAGTTTATGGGATTACTCATCGAGAAAAAACTGCACTCAAAGCCAGAGAAAGAAAACTAGCCCAAATTGTTAGTACTGATCCAAGTATATTAAAAAATTGTTTTCTTATTTATATTGCTTTACCACTTGATCAGCTCCTAAACCCTTCATCCGCGTTAATCAATGCCATTCCTAGGAATGCTGTTGTTACTGATGTTGGATCTGTAAAAGTCCCTATTTTAAATACTTGGAACAAGCTACATCCGCGTTTTGTAGCCAGTCATCCAATGACAGGAACAGAAAAATCTGGTATTAACTCAGGTCAACATGATTTATTTAGAAATAAGCCATGGGTCGTTACTCCAAACAAAGAAACTGATCAAAAAGCCCTCGAAATAGTTCACCAAATTTCGTTATCACTTGGAAGTAAATGGATAAGCTCTGAAGCTCAAATACATGATGAAGCTGTTGGATTGATTTCACATTTACCAGTTCTAATTAGCGCGGCATTGGTCAATACTCTCAGTACAGATGTAAAACCTTCCTTATATTCACTTGCAAAAAGTATTGCATCTAGTGGGTTCGCTGACACCTCTAGAGTCGGAGGTGGCAACCCAGCGCTAGGAGTATCTATGGCAAAATTAAACAAGAAAAATTTAGAGAGACATTTAGCCTCTTATAGATATTCTCTAGATCTATTTGAAAAATATTTACTTGAAGAGAACTGGATTGAACTTGAAAAAATACTAGTTAATACACAGAAAGAAAGACAAAATTTCATTTAA
- a CDS encoding helicase, translated as MLEVNSHKHLKKYYQNNLALWPHNLTLTRLISRSLSRKDNTFIQLSSDSKNFWWPGLLIPLCLHNNKIVLILSERQHRILFEVELPKLRLSRLGFDFVEGIELIPSDNKIWVLKYEDLIFANEKDLLKNRQLIFPESEFISSELRESMSIKITPKDWENLIASHSRCEAPIIEFHERLSRSLFSHSLTSDAVIRIDHRELFALKEILKDDLPSAMPWERAFNVVSNEWVTWAKLDNRKLSWDWYIQPLLPLQTLSGLLSKNTLLMLTNSGQSDSFFLDLNRKKFTFNVKVNLGNKFDQESIPLFVPKRQPLPNTSSFYRHIIRQCQRLILGRTHPTIVLVDDLQLRLQITSELAGEFGLRVVHETINIETNGIICCSCNWWITNQYNLPIPDQLIFPVIPLPTLGSPWIAAKVEMLKHQGRDWFREFLFPETLTTLLKSLAIIRGKDVRVAILDGRMHYRSWGKLIFEALEPWVALERLLPY; from the coding sequence ATGCTTGAGGTGAATTCACATAAACATCTAAAAAAATACTATCAAAACAATCTTGCTCTATGGCCTCATAATTTGACCCTAACTAGATTGATCTCAAGAAGCTTAAGTCGGAAAGATAATACTTTTATTCAATTATCAAGTGATAGTAAAAATTTTTGGTGGCCTGGCCTTTTGATTCCACTTTGCTTGCATAACAATAAAATTGTGCTGATTCTTTCAGAGAGACAACATCGGATCTTGTTTGAAGTGGAATTACCAAAGTTAAGACTTAGTCGATTAGGTTTTGATTTTGTAGAAGGAATTGAATTAATTCCTTCAGATAATAAAATTTGGGTTCTAAAATACGAAGATCTTATTTTTGCAAATGAAAAAGATTTATTAAAAAATCGCCAATTAATTTTTCCTGAATCTGAGTTTATTTCCAGTGAGCTCAGAGAATCTATGTCTATTAAAATCACTCCAAAAGATTGGGAGAATTTAATTGCTTCTCACTCACGTTGTGAAGCTCCAATTATTGAATTTCATGAGCGTCTAAGTCGAAGTCTTTTCAGTCATTCATTAACTTCTGATGCTGTCATAAGAATTGATCATAGAGAACTTTTTGCATTAAAAGAAATTCTCAAAGATGACTTGCCTTCAGCAATGCCTTGGGAACGAGCTTTTAATGTTGTTAGCAATGAATGGGTCACATGGGCGAAACTAGATAATCGAAAACTGAGTTGGGATTGGTATATTCAACCTTTGCTTCCTTTGCAAACTCTCTCAGGCCTGCTATCAAAAAATACTCTTTTGATGTTAACTAACTCAGGTCAAAGCGATTCTTTCTTTTTAGATTTAAATAGAAAAAAATTTACTTTCAATGTGAAGGTGAATTTAGGAAATAAATTTGATCAAGAATCTATTCCTTTATTTGTGCCTAAAAGACAACCTTTACCAAATACGTCTAGTTTTTATCGTCATATTATAAGGCAGTGTCAAAGATTGATTCTTGGTCGTACTCATCCAACTATTGTTCTGGTAGATGATTTGCAACTACGACTTCAGATAACTAGTGAATTAGCTGGAGAATTTGGATTGAGAGTGGTTCATGAAACTATTAATATTGAGACTAATGGGATTATTTGTTGTAGCTGTAATTGGTGGATTACGAATCAGTACAATTTGCCAATTCCAGATCAATTGATTTTCCCAGTGATTCCATTGCCTACTTTAGGATCACCCTGGATTGCCGCTAAAGTTGAAATGCTTAAGCATCAAGGTCGTGACTGGTTTCGGGAATTCCTTTTCCCAGAAACTCTGACTACTCTTCTTAAATCGCTTGCAATTATTAGGGGGAAAGATGTCCGAGTCGCCATACTTGACGGCCGTATGCACTATAGAAGTTGGGGAAAACTAATATTTGAAGCTCTTGAACCGTGGGTTGCTTTAGAGCGTTTATTGCCTTATTAA
- a CDS encoding HAD family hydrolase, with translation MIEKPLLVLDFDGVIVDGIKEYWSSSRQTCLNILSAKEKEIISFPSEIPKAFKAMRPWVHHGWEMVILASECSNKTSQLNLKGLQHFSRNYQLECSLALEKWGWTPFQLQEALNETRREAISNNFNQWLDFHQPFSLVTQRLKTLEKEGIEFAVLTTKSIEFTKKLLDCFDLQPKLVFGHESGSKVHVLNQLLQTRVIHGFIEDRRTTLEKVLEDPKLKSIPCYLASWGYLKPQDKNNLPSAIKLLNSDTLRQPIFKWS, from the coding sequence GTGATAGAAAAACCTCTACTTGTTCTTGATTTTGATGGCGTCATCGTTGACGGCATAAAGGAGTACTGGTCAAGTTCTCGTCAAACTTGTCTAAATATACTTTCTGCCAAAGAAAAAGAAATTATTTCTTTTCCTAGTGAGATTCCCAAAGCTTTTAAGGCCATGAGGCCTTGGGTTCACCATGGCTGGGAAATGGTTATTCTGGCTTCTGAATGTTCAAATAAAACTAGTCAATTAAACTTAAAAGGTTTACAACATTTCTCAAGAAATTATCAACTAGAATGCTCCTTAGCTCTTGAAAAATGGGGCTGGACACCTTTTCAATTACAAGAAGCTTTAAATGAAACTAGAAGAGAAGCAATATCAAATAATTTCAATCAGTGGTTGGATTTTCATCAGCCTTTTTCTTTAGTCACTCAACGCCTAAAGACACTTGAGAAGGAAGGCATTGAATTTGCTGTTTTAACAACAAAAAGTATTGAATTCACAAAAAAACTTTTGGATTGTTTCGATCTTCAACCAAAGCTTGTTTTCGGACACGAATCAGGAAGTAAAGTCCATGTTTTAAATCAACTCTTACAAACAAGAGTAATTCACGGTTTTATTGAAGATCGAAGAACAACCTTAGAAAAAGTCTTGGAAGATCCAAAGCTGAAATCTATACCTTGTTACTTAGCAAGCTGGGGATATTTAAAACCTCAGGATAAAAATAATCTTCCTTCCGCTATTAAATTATTAAATTCAGATACTTTACGACAACCTATTTTCAAGTGGTCTTGA
- a CDS encoding DUF2839 domain-containing protein gives MGEARRRSEQGLKSRSKKNSRNESPRIVSWFPVTQAQRDQFIQLSIRAGWVGIAALVILWIIVRFIGPAAGWWIPADIR, from the coding sequence ATGGGAGAAGCACGCCGAAGATCTGAGCAAGGCTTAAAATCTCGTAGCAAGAAAAACTCTAGGAATGAGTCACCTCGTATTGTCTCTTGGTTTCCTGTTACACAAGCACAAAGAGATCAATTTATACAATTAAGTATTCGTGCAGGATGGGTAGGTATTGCTGCTTTAGTTATTCTTTGGATCATTGTTCGCTTTATTGGACCTGCTGCAGGGTGGTGGATTCCTGCTGATATCAGATAA
- the crtD gene encoding C-3',4' desaturase CrtD: protein MSEESIIVIGGGIAGLTGAALLAKEGYQVTLVESHSQLGGCAGTFKRGSYTFDVGATQVAGLESGGIHHRLFNYLDIPLPNAEILDPGCSVVLGDGSRPINLWHDPLRWQQERQEQFPGSEIFWSLCSKIHESNWGFVERDPILPVRNFWDLSQLIRAIRPSNLLTGFLSKLTIADLLVLTGCHKDRRLRSFLDLQLKLYSQETASRTAALYGATVLQMAQSPRGLWHLHGSMQILSDLLKDSFMRDGGSLLIGHKVIKIVSKKNPNIFDVNVIDRRKNLIQLKASDIVFSLPPQSLLDLIPIDGGLSTTYRESIKKLPKPSGALVFYGALLRADLPVDCPGHIQIFDENFGSLFISISMEDDQRAPAGMATLIASVFVDIDEWSNLDSQSYARKKNISVKQIRTILNKKFDLQETSWDHQELSTPRSFEKWTGRPSGIVGGLGQHPDQFGPFGLSSRTPLRGLWLCGDSIYPGEGTAGVSQSAMMVARQLMESKGRQLNIPIFN from the coding sequence ATGTCTGAAGAATCTATCATTGTTATTGGTGGAGGGATCGCTGGCTTAACAGGTGCTGCTCTTCTCGCTAAAGAGGGTTATCAGGTGACTTTGGTCGAATCACATAGTCAATTAGGTGGTTGTGCAGGAACTTTTAAAAGAGGTTCTTATACCTTTGATGTAGGGGCTACCCAAGTTGCAGGTCTTGAGAGTGGAGGCATTCATCATCGTTTATTTAATTATTTAGATATTCCTTTACCTAATGCAGAAATTTTAGATCCTGGATGTTCAGTTGTTCTAGGTGATGGGAGTAGGCCAATTAATCTTTGGCATGATCCGCTGAGATGGCAGCAAGAAAGACAAGAACAATTTCCTGGTAGTGAGATCTTCTGGTCATTATGTTCTAAAATTCATGAAAGTAACTGGGGATTTGTCGAAAGGGATCCTATCCTTCCCGTTAGAAATTTTTGGGATTTAAGTCAATTAATTAGAGCCATACGTCCTTCAAATCTTTTAACAGGTTTTTTGAGTAAGTTGACTATTGCAGACTTGCTTGTATTAACTGGTTGTCATAAAGATAGACGTCTACGTAGTTTTCTAGACCTTCAATTAAAACTTTACTCTCAAGAGACAGCAAGTAGAACGGCTGCTTTATACGGTGCAACTGTTCTTCAAATGGCCCAATCTCCCAGAGGCTTATGGCATCTTCATGGATCAATGCAAATTCTTAGCGATTTGTTGAAAGATAGTTTTATGAGAGATGGTGGAAGCCTTTTGATTGGGCATAAAGTGATCAAAATAGTAAGTAAAAAAAATCCAAATATTTTTGATGTTAATGTAATTGATAGAAGAAAAAATTTGATACAGCTGAAAGCATCAGATATTGTTTTTAGCTTACCTCCTCAATCTCTTTTAGATTTAATTCCTATTGATGGAGGTTTATCTACAACATACCGTGAAAGTATAAAAAAATTACCTAAACCCAGCGGTGCCCTTGTTTTCTATGGAGCTCTCCTTCGTGCTGACTTGCCAGTTGATTGCCCAGGTCATATTCAAATATTCGATGAGAATTTTGGCTCTTTATTTATTTCTATAAGTATGGAAGATGATCAGCGTGCACCAGCTGGAATGGCTACTTTAATTGCAAGTGTATTTGTTGATATTGATGAATGGTCTAATCTAGATAGTCAATCCTATGCCAGGAAAAAAAATATTTCAGTAAAACAGATTAGAACTATTTTAAATAAAAAGTTTGATTTGCAAGAGACGAGTTGGGATCATCAAGAACTTTCAACCCCAAGAAGCTTTGAAAAGTGGACAGGACGTCCTAGTGGCATAGTCGGAGGGCTTGGTCAACATCCAGATCAATTCGGCCCTTTTGGCTTATCAAGTAGAACGCCACTCAGAGGTTTATGGCTTTGTGGGGATTCAATTTACCCCGGCGAAGGTACGGCTGGCGTAAGCCAATCAGCCATGATGGTTGCCAGACAACTAATGGAATCTAAAGGTAGACAATTGAATATTCCTATCTTTAATTAG
- a CDS encoding NAD(P)H-quinone oxidoreductase subunit N: MPLLLSGQKFRTDLESYGCLAILSPLEGGAETRLLRRLRASGYQTQITSARGLGDPVVFLTQLHGIRPPHLGHQNVGRNGALGEVQQVIPQLNELLVEDKPLVLWLLEGQVLSKSELLAINNLCKKEPRIKIVIEMGGARSIKWQPLNEFINRD; this comes from the coding sequence ATGCCTTTATTACTATCTGGTCAGAAATTTCGCACTGATCTTGAATCATACGGCTGCCTTGCCATCCTTAGTCCATTAGAAGGTGGAGCAGAAACTCGTTTACTTCGAAGACTTAGAGCTAGCGGATATCAAACACAGATAACTTCCGCTAGAGGATTAGGAGATCCAGTTGTCTTTCTTACACAATTACATGGCATCAGACCACCACATTTGGGACATCAAAATGTTGGGAGAAATGGGGCCTTAGGGGAAGTTCAACAAGTTATTCCTCAATTAAATGAATTATTAGTCGAAGATAAACCCTTAGTTCTATGGTTATTAGAGGGTCAAGTGCTATCCAAGTCAGAACTATTAGCAATAAATAATCTCTGCAAAAAGGAACCTCGAATCAAAATTGTTATTGAGATGGGAGGAGCTCGAAGTATTAAATGGCAACCATTAAATGAATTCATAAATAGAGATTAG